One Rosa chinensis cultivar Old Blush chromosome 3, RchiOBHm-V2, whole genome shotgun sequence DNA window includes the following coding sequences:
- the LOC112191629 gene encoding adenylyl-sulfate kinase 3 isoform X2, with protein sequence MSTISNSTNIFWQECPVGKAERQKLLNQKGCVVWITGLSGSGKSTLACSLSRELHSRGKLSYILDGDNLRHGINKDLGFKPEDRTENIRRVGEIAKLFADAGLICIASLISPYRKDRDACRAMLPDANFIEVFMNMPLELCESRDAKGLYKLARAGKIRGFTGIDDPYEQPLNCEIEIQQNNGVCLLPAALAGQVLTYLEEKGFLQVE encoded by the exons ATGTCTACTATCAGCAACTCAACAAATATATTTTGGCAAGAATGTCCTGTTGGGAAAGCTGAAAGGCAGAAACTACTCAACCAAAAGGGATGTGTTGTATGGATTACAGGTCTCAGCGGATCAg GGAAAAGTACACTGGCGTGCTCACTAAGTAGAGAACTGCACTCGAGGGGAAAGCTGTCATATATCCTTGATGGTGATAACCTTCGACATGGTATCAACAAGGATCTTGGTTTCAAACCAGAAGACCGGACTGAAAATATTCGCAGAGTTG GGGAGATCGCAAAACTGTTTGCGGATGCAGGATTGATCTGTATTGCTAGTCTGATATCTCCTTATAGGAAAGATCGAGATGCTTGCCGTGCAATGCTACCAGATGCAAATTTTATTGAG GTTTTCATGAACATGCCCTTAGAGTTATGTGAGTCAAGGGATGCAAAAGGCCTTTACAAGCTTGCACGTGCGGGAAAGATTAGAG GTTTTACCGGAATCGATGATCCATATGAACAACCACTGAACTGTGAG ATAGAAATCCAGCAAAATAATGGAGTTTGCCTCCTGCCTGCAGCCCTGGCAGGCCAGGTACTGACATACTTGGAGGAGAAAGGCTTTCTTCAAGTTGAGTGA
- the LOC112191629 gene encoding adenylyl-sulfate kinase 3 isoform X3, translating to MSTISNSTNIFWQECPVGKAERQKLLNQKGCVVWITGLSGSGKSTLACSLSRELHSRGKLSYILDGDNLRHGINKDLGFKPEDRTENIRRVGFIVGEIAKLFADAGLICIASLISPYRKDRDACRAMLPDANFIEVFMNMPLELCESRDAKGLYKLARAGKIRGFTGIDDPYEQPLNCEKSSKIMEFASCLQPWQARY from the exons ATGTCTACTATCAGCAACTCAACAAATATATTTTGGCAAGAATGTCCTGTTGGGAAAGCTGAAAGGCAGAAACTACTCAACCAAAAGGGATGTGTTGTATGGATTACAGGTCTCAGCGGATCAg GGAAAAGTACACTGGCGTGCTCACTAAGTAGAGAACTGCACTCGAGGGGAAAGCTGTCATATATCCTTGATGGTGATAACCTTCGACATGGTATCAACAAGGATCTTGGTTTCAAACCAGAAGACCGGACTGAAAATATTCGCAGAGTTG GTTTTATTGTAGGGGAGATCGCAAAACTGTTTGCGGATGCAGGATTGATCTGTATTGCTAGTCTGATATCTCCTTATAGGAAAGATCGAGATGCTTGCCGTGCAATGCTACCAGATGCAAATTTTATTGAG GTTTTCATGAACATGCCCTTAGAGTTATGTGAGTCAAGGGATGCAAAAGGCCTTTACAAGCTTGCACGTGCGGGAAAGATTAGAG GTTTTACCGGAATCGATGATCCATATGAACAACCACTGAACTGTGAG AAATCCAGCAAAATAATGGAGTTTGCCTCCTGCCTGCAGCCCTGGCAGGCCAGGTACTGA
- the LOC112191629 gene encoding adenylyl-sulfate kinase 3 isoform X1 translates to MSTISNSTNIFWQECPVGKAERQKLLNQKGCVVWITGLSGSGKSTLACSLSRELHSRGKLSYILDGDNLRHGINKDLGFKPEDRTENIRRVGFIVGEIAKLFADAGLICIASLISPYRKDRDACRAMLPDANFIEVFMNMPLELCESRDAKGLYKLARAGKIRGFTGIDDPYEQPLNCEIEIQQNNGVCLLPAALAGQVLTYLEEKGFLQVE, encoded by the exons ATGTCTACTATCAGCAACTCAACAAATATATTTTGGCAAGAATGTCCTGTTGGGAAAGCTGAAAGGCAGAAACTACTCAACCAAAAGGGATGTGTTGTATGGATTACAGGTCTCAGCGGATCAg GGAAAAGTACACTGGCGTGCTCACTAAGTAGAGAACTGCACTCGAGGGGAAAGCTGTCATATATCCTTGATGGTGATAACCTTCGACATGGTATCAACAAGGATCTTGGTTTCAAACCAGAAGACCGGACTGAAAATATTCGCAGAGTTG GTTTTATTGTAGGGGAGATCGCAAAACTGTTTGCGGATGCAGGATTGATCTGTATTGCTAGTCTGATATCTCCTTATAGGAAAGATCGAGATGCTTGCCGTGCAATGCTACCAGATGCAAATTTTATTGAG GTTTTCATGAACATGCCCTTAGAGTTATGTGAGTCAAGGGATGCAAAAGGCCTTTACAAGCTTGCACGTGCGGGAAAGATTAGAG GTTTTACCGGAATCGATGATCCATATGAACAACCACTGAACTGTGAG ATAGAAATCCAGCAAAATAATGGAGTTTGCCTCCTGCCTGCAGCCCTGGCAGGCCAGGTACTGACATACTTGGAGGAGAAAGGCTTTCTTCAAGTTGAGTGA